The Campylobacterota bacterium sequence AAAGACGTCAGGGTTGTCCGGGACATGGTACGGGTAACCGAATCGTCAATGATCTCATGCAGCGTTTTCGCCGCCCCGTCGGGAATCTCTTCACGTATGCGGTCAAAAACGATAATCGTATCGTTGATCGAATACCCCAGAATCGTCAACAATGCGGCAATGACGTCGAGATTGACCTCCAGCTGCAGCAAGGAGATCGCGCCGACGGCGATTGTAAGGTCATGCGCCAAAGCCAATACCGATGCGACCGCGAAGCGCCATTCGAAACGGACCGCGACGTAGATCAAAATACCGGCAACCGCCAAAGCAAGGGCCATGATCCCCTTCTCACGCAGCTCGCCGCCGACTTTGGCCCCGACAATATCAACCCGACGAATTTCGAACTTTCCGGTTCCCTCCAGCTGCTCACGCGTCACGTCCCCGATGTCTTTCGTCATGCTCTCGGAAGTGTTTTTCAACCGGATCACCACCTCATCGGGTGAACCGAACTCGTTGATCGATGCACCTTCGTACATCGGGTTGCCCGAGAGTTTCTGGCGCATCGTATCGATCGGAGCCGCTCCGTCGTATTTCACCTGGATGATCGTTCCTCCGGCAAAATCGATCCCGAAATTGAGCCCTTTTGTAACGATCGTAAAAATCGATGCGATCACAAGCAATGCGGAAAGCCCGATCGCCCATTTCGATTTGCCCATCAGTCCTATCGGTCTGGTGTAACGAAATACTTCCATTATTTTCTCCGTTTCACGCCGAACCACAACGCGTAGTTGTTCGATTTGGCGATCCGATCCTGAATCATCAGGTAAATA is a genomic window containing:
- the secF gene encoding protein translocase subunit SecF, with the translated sequence MEVFRYTRPIGLMGKSKWAIGLSALLVIASIFTIVTKGLNFGIDFAGGTIIQVKYDGAAPIDTMRQKLSGNPMYEGASINEFGSPDEVVIRLKNTSESMTKDIGDVTREQLEGTGKFEIRRVDIVGAKVGGELREKGIMALALAVAGILIYVAVRFEWRFAVASVLALAHDLTIAVGAISLLQLEVNLDVIAALLTILGYSINDTIIVFDRIREEIPDGAAKTLHEIIDDSVTRTMSRTTLTSLTVLMVLVTLFLFGGEIINTFATTLLVGVVVGTYSSIFVASPLLGILGFDIKRYRAKLSEKAAREAEKEKMRAQFEQGVV